One window of the Pelotomaculum isophthalicicum JI genome contains the following:
- the ltrA gene encoding group II intron reverse transcriptase/maturase has product MGEIGATKRTKVHSLIDKVYSKTNLMMAWDKVKANQGTGGIDKVSIESFDKVAEEELEKLYKELKEDIYKPLPVRRVYIPKRDKPDEKRPLGIPAIRDRICQQALKNRLEPIFEPEFNDCSFGYRPGRSPHDAMRKIWLELMAGYHWIVDADLKDYFGSVSHKKLIDMVAERVSDGRVLGLIRQMLKAGYVEKGKRLPTPKGTPQGGVISPLLSNIYLTPFDNEMTRRGYHLTRWADDWTVLCRTKAEAYNALRDATRILKDLGLNL; this is encoded by the coding sequence ATGGGAGAGATAGGCGCGACAAAAAGAACAAAGGTGCACTCACTAATCGACAAAGTTTACAGTAAAACCAATTTAATGATGGCCTGGGATAAAGTCAAAGCTAATCAAGGTACAGGCGGAATAGATAAAGTAAGCATTGAATCCTTTGACAAAGTAGCCGAAGAAGAGCTGGAAAAACTATACAAGGAACTTAAGGAAGACATATACAAACCTCTGCCAGTTCGTAGGGTTTATATACCGAAAAGGGACAAACCAGATGAAAAAAGGCCATTAGGAATTCCAGCCATACGCGATCGTATATGCCAGCAGGCATTGAAAAATCGGCTGGAACCAATTTTTGAGCCAGAATTTAACGATTGTAGTTTTGGGTATAGACCTGGACGCTCTCCACATGACGCCATGCGAAAGATTTGGCTTGAACTGATGGCCGGGTACCACTGGATAGTAGATGCGGATTTAAAGGACTATTTTGGTAGCGTATCACATAAAAAACTAATTGATATGGTAGCAGAACGAGTTAGCGATGGACGTGTGCTGGGGCTGATTCGACAAATGCTTAAAGCGGGATACGTTGAAAAAGGTAAAAGATTACCCACACCTAAAGGCACCCCACAAGGAGGAGTCATAAGCCCACTGCTTAGCAATATCTATCTTACACCATTCGATAACGAGATGACACGCCGGGGTTACCATCTGACCCGCTGGGCCGATGACTGGACAGTGTTATGCCGAACCAAAGCTGAAGCCTATAATGCTCTAAGAGATGCAACTCGAATATTAAAAGACTTAGGTCTCAATTTACA